The following proteins are encoded in a genomic region of Buchnera aphidicola (Aphis nerii):
- the crr gene encoding PTS glucose transporter subunit IIA, which yields MGFLSDFFNVKKSHFSNKIEIFAPVSGEIINIEDVPDVVFSKKIVGDGIAIKPSGNKIISPVNGTISKILNSKHAFSIFSEDGVELFVHFGIDTIQLKGEGFKQIAKDDQKVKIGDTIILFDLNILEKKARSILTPVVISNMEKFKKIEKSSGSIIAGETIIMSLYN from the coding sequence ATGGGTTTCTTATCAGATTTTTTTAATGTCAAAAAATCTCATTTTTCAAACAAAATAGAAATTTTTGCACCTGTATCAGGCGAAATAATAAATATTGAAGATGTGCCAGATGTTGTTTTTTCTAAAAAAATTGTAGGTGATGGAATTGCAATTAAACCATCAGGCAATAAAATAATATCACCAGTAAATGGAACTATTAGTAAAATACTCAATAGTAAACATGCTTTTTCAATTTTTTCAGAAGATGGTGTGGAATTATTCGTACATTTTGGTATTGATACAATACAATTAAAAGGAGAAGGTTTTAAACAAATAGCTAAAGATGATCAAAAAGTAAAAATAGGAGATACTATTATCTTATTCGATTTAAATATATTAGAAAAAAAAGCACGTTCTATTTTGACACCTGTAGTAATATCTAATATGGAAAAATTTAAAAAAATAGAAAAATCATCAGGTTCTATTATTGCCGGTGAAACAATAATTATGTCTTTATATAATTAA
- a CDS encoding undecaprenyl-diphosphate phosphatase, whose product MFYIYKIIISIVIGIIEGITEFFPISSTGHIVVISHWLGISNKNIDILKIFVQFGSSIAIFIFFFKEIINLINFKKKKRNKNIHILISLIPTVSLGFIFYDSIKLLFNPKNIMYALIFGGIFLIISEIFKPKKSTINSINDINILQSLIIGCFESLCLYPGFSRSGATIGTAILLGIKRSVAIDFSFIISIPLTIGASFLDLLKNINQINIHHIPYYLSGFFISLIISLFSIKKLIQILNKIPLNIFGLYRFILAGLIYFIN is encoded by the coding sequence ATGTTTTATATCTATAAAATAATTATTTCTATAGTAATTGGAATCATAGAAGGAATAACAGAATTCTTTCCTATTTCATCAACCGGACATATAGTCGTTATTAGTCACTGGTTAGGTATATCAAACAAAAATATAGATATATTAAAAATATTTGTTCAATTTGGATCATCAATAGCAATATTCATATTTTTTTTTAAAGAAATAATAAATTTAATAAATTTTAAAAAGAAAAAAAGAAATAAAAATATACATATTTTAATATCTCTGATACCTACGGTATCTTTAGGTTTTATATTTTATGATAGTATCAAATTATTATTTAATCCTAAGAATATAATGTATGCATTAATTTTCGGAGGTATTTTCCTTATTATTAGCGAAATTTTCAAACCTAAAAAATCAACAATAAATTCTATTAATGACATAAATATATTACAATCACTAATTATTGGATGCTTTGAATCGTTGTGTTTATACCCAGGTTTCTCAAGATCAGGTGCTACAATAGGAACTGCAATATTATTGGGTATCAAACGTTCTGTCGCAATAGACTTCTCTTTTATTATTTCGATACCTTTAACAATAGGAGCATCTTTTTTAGATTTACTTAAAAATATAAATCAAATTAATATTCACCATATACCTTATTACCTAAGTGGATTTTTTATATCTTTAATAATTTCTTTATTTTCAATAAAAAAATTAATTCAAATACTTAATAAAATTCCATTAAATATTTTTGGATTGTACCGTTTTATACTAGCTGGTTTAATTTATTTTATAAACTAA
- the ptsI gene encoding phosphoenolpyruvate-protein phosphotransferase PtsI → MISGILASPGIAFGHALLLKNEDIVINRKTISVQNIKTEINKFFNGRKKSINQLTEIKLITGKKFGTKQEGIFEGHIMLLEDEELEKEIIDLIQEKKISAAEATEYVIEEQAKSLEKIKDEYLKNRAIDVRDIGLRLLKNILNINIVDLNNIKNQVILISKDLTPSETAQINLKYILGFITDLGGPTSHTSIMARSLEIPAIVGTGNITNTVKNNDYVILDSINNQIFINPSIELINKKKEVEKKYFLKKNSFIKLKNLPATTIDGHNIKIGSNIGNIQDVESAKKNGAECIGLYRTEFLFMGRNTLPTEQEQFQAYKEIAETMGNKSVIIRTMDIGGDKDLPYMNLPKEENPFLGWRAIRISMDRKEILHTQLKAILRASDFGKIYILFPMIISVEEIRILKIEINKLKQQLSKNNIKFDENIKIGIMIETPASAIIAEHLIKEVDFFSIGTNDLTQYTLAVDRGNDLISHLYNPISPAILKLIKNVIDVSHKNKKWTGMCGELAGDERITALLLGMGLDEFSMSSTSIPKIKEKIRKTSFSKAQNLAKKILDLPTTKEIFNLLNKFN, encoded by the coding sequence ATGATTTCAGGCATTTTGGCATCACCGGGTATCGCATTTGGTCATGCTCTTTTATTAAAAAATGAAGATATTGTTATTAACCGTAAAACAATTTCTGTTCAAAATATTAAAACAGAAATCAATAAATTTTTTAACGGAAGAAAAAAATCAATTAATCAATTAACAGAAATCAAATTAATTACAGGGAAAAAATTTGGTACAAAACAAGAAGGCATTTTTGAAGGTCATATTATGCTTCTTGAAGATGAAGAATTAGAAAAAGAAATAATAGACTTAATTCAAGAAAAAAAAATATCCGCAGCAGAAGCAACTGAATATGTTATTGAAGAACAAGCTAAATCATTAGAAAAAATAAAAGATGAATATTTAAAAAACAGAGCAATTGATGTAAGAGATATTGGATTACGTTTATTAAAAAATATACTTAATATTAATATTGTTGATTTAAACAATATAAAAAATCAAGTAATTTTAATTTCAAAAGATCTCACTCCTTCAGAAACTGCGCAAATTAATTTAAAATATATCTTAGGATTCATTACAGATTTAGGTGGTCCAACATCGCATACTTCAATTATGGCAAGATCACTGGAAATACCTGCAATTGTAGGTACTGGTAATATTACAAACACAGTAAAAAACAACGATTATGTTATTTTAGACTCAATCAATAATCAAATTTTTATTAATCCTTCTATTGAATTAATAAATAAAAAAAAAGAAGTAGAAAAAAAATATTTTCTTAAAAAAAATAGTTTTATAAAACTAAAAAACTTACCAGCAACTACAATTGATGGACATAACATTAAAATTGGTTCTAATATTGGCAACATTCAAGATGTTGAATCAGCAAAAAAAAATGGAGCTGAATGTATTGGTCTTTATCGAACAGAATTCTTATTTATGGGACGAAATACATTGCCGACAGAACAAGAACAATTTCAAGCATATAAAGAAATTGCAGAAACTATGGGAAATAAATCAGTTATTATCAGAACTATGGATATTGGAGGTGATAAAGATCTTCCGTATATGAACTTACCAAAAGAAGAAAATCCATTTCTTGGATGGAGAGCTATACGTATTTCAATGGATAGAAAAGAAATCTTACACACTCAATTAAAAGCTATACTAAGAGCTTCTGATTTTGGTAAAATATATATTTTATTTCCTATGATCATATCAGTAGAGGAAATTCGAATATTAAAAATAGAAATTAATAAACTAAAACAGCAATTAAGTAAGAATAATATAAAGTTTGATGAAAATATTAAAATTGGAATTATGATAGAAACTCCTGCATCAGCCATAATAGCAGAACATTTAATCAAAGAAGTAGATTTTTTTAGTATTGGAACTAATGATTTAACACAATACACTTTGGCTGTTGATCGAGGTAATGATTTAATTTCACATTTGTATAATCCAATTAGTCCAGCTATATTAAAATTAATTAAAAATGTAATTGATGTTTCTCATAAAAATAAAAAATGGACTGGTATGTGTGGAGAATTAGCAGGAGACGAACGTATTACTGCTCTTTTATTAGGTATGGGTTTAGATGAGTTTAGTATGAGTTCAACAAGTATTCCTAAAATCAAAGAAAAAATTCGAAAAACTTCTTTCTCAAAGGCTCAAAATTTAGCTAAAAAAATATTAGATTTACCTACGACAAAAGAAATATTTAATTTATTAAATAAATTTAATTAA